In the genome of Spea bombifrons isolate aSpeBom1 chromosome 11, aSpeBom1.2.pri, whole genome shotgun sequence, one region contains:
- the LOC128468231 gene encoding steroidogenic acute regulatory protein, mitochondrial-like — MLPATLKLCCGISHQHLRKLTGLQKTAVGAFGREISRFILDKTNSYFPNILHPVHRSRHRDLGECSKQCLSYFAILLSSRDLCYLNQAEDTLRKAIVMLHQQEGWQTELHLESGEWILSKTFPKIGKVFRAEAVIDSPPDYIYTHLFEKLEDMYKWNPSISKVQVLQKIENNTILTREVTSEMAVNVISQRDFVSVRHCCKKGSSFYLVGTATHSELMPPQKGIIRAEAGLTCIVLQPLDGESKRTHLTWLLSLDLKGWIPKPVTDRTLSQSQADFITCLRNHLAISAETY; from the exons ATGCTTCCTGCAACACTGAAGCTGTGCTGTGGGATCTCTCATCAGCATCTTCGCAAACTGACCG GTTTACAAAAGACAGCAGTTGGTGCCTTTGGAAGAGAAATATCAAGGTTTATTTTGGATAAGACTAACAGCTATTTCCCAAATATCTTGCACCCCGTCCACAGATCTCGTCATAGAGATTTAGGTGAGTGTTCTAAACAATGCTTATCTTATTTT GCAATATTGCTTTCTAGCAGAGATCTCTGTTATTTGAATCAAGCAGAAGACACACTTCGCAAGGCTATAGTAATGCTTCACCAACAGGAAGGCTGGCAGACTGAACTGCACCTG GAAAGTGGAGAATGGATTCTAAGCAAGACTTTCCCGAAGATTGGCAAAGTGTTCCGTGCTGAGGCAGTTATAGACTCACCACCTGATTACATCTATACTCACCTCTTTGAAAAGCTAGAGGACATGTATAAATGGAATCCAAGCATCAGTAAAGTGCAG GTCCTTCAAAAAATTGAGAACAACACAATTCTGACACGAGAAGTGACATCAGAGATGGCAGTAAATGTGATCAGTCAAAGGGATTTTGTAAGCGTACGACATTGCTGCAAAAAGGGGTCGTCTTTCTATCTTGTTGGAACGGCAACTCATTCCGAGTTAATGCCCCCACAAAAAGGAATAATAAG GGCAGAAGCTGGGCTCacctgcattgtacttcaaccCCTTGATGGGGAGAGtaaaagaacacatttgactTGGCTTCTCAGTTTAGATCTCAAA GGCTGGATCCCCAAACCAGTGACTGACCGTACCCTGTCACAGTCTCAAGCTGATTTTATCACATGTCTACGGAATCACCTTGCTATCTCAGCAGAAACATACTAG
- the LOC128469375 gene encoding oocyte zinc finger protein XlCOF19-like, with the protein MSGIFKNTAKHQCAPLIEQEKEIMSCDSEEETPSSSMAKSPTGQTYDGIKETSSNLSLHYQDKNKKDTLDNHCAETEVCNHSEIQNRCWCGKTFATRSKLVKHQRLHTMEKKFACSECEKRFPSQSALSKHLRIHTGDKPYACSECDKRFTQSGHLAIHKRFHTGEKPYECSECGKQFTRNTHLVQHQRRHTGVKPFVCSECGQSFPRKTGLISHNRHHTGEKPYVCSECGKTFTTGAALNAHRNIHIRLTQY; encoded by the exons ATGTCCGGTATATTTAAG AATACAGCAAAGCACCAATGTGCGCCTCTTATTGAGCAAGAAAAAGAAATCATGAGTTGTGATTCTGAGGAAGAAACTCCATCTTCAAGCATGG CTAAATCACCAACTGGGCAAACCTATGATGGCATAAAAGAAACCTCCAGTAATTTATCCCTGCATTATCAagataaaaacaagaaagaCACATTGGATAATCATTGTGCTGAAACAGAAGTCTGCAATCATTCAGAGATACAAAATAGATGTTGGTGTGGGAAGACTTTTGCCACACGCTCTAAGCTTGTTAAGCATCAGCGGCTTCATACAATGGAGAAAAAATTTGCTTGCTCTGAATGTGAGAAACGTTTTCCTTCTCAATCTGCACTCAGTAAGCATCTGAGAATTCATACTGGAGACAAGCCATATGCGTGTTCTGAGTGTGATAAAAGATTTACACAGAGTGGCCATCTAGCGATCCATAAAAGATTTCACACTGGAGAGAAACCATATGAATGTTCTGAGTGCGGCAAACAGTTCACACGGAACACGCATCTAGTTCAACACCAGAGGCGTCACACAGGCGTTAAACCGTTTGTCTGTTCGGAATGTGGACAGAGTTTTCCACGCAAAACTGGGCTGATTTCCCATAACAGGCACCACACAGGAGAGAAACCATATGTATGCAGTGAATGTGGAAAAACGTTTACTACGGGCGCAGCCCTTAATGCACATAGAAACATTCATATAAGGCTCACACAATATTAA